The following DNA comes from Arcobacter cloacae.
AAAGATTTTTGTTCTTTATCATATAAAATTGGTGTAGATATTCAAAAGCCTATTGTAGATAGTTCTATATATTCAAAAATTACTAATCCTAGTATTGAAAAAACTCTATTTTTTGGAGATGATGATTATGAAAACTTACTAATTGAGATGACAAAAGATTCTAAAAAGTTTGATTTATCTCTTTTAATGGGACATTATTTCTTTTTAGGAAATGAAAAAATATTTAAAAATAACTTCACAAATGTTATTGATGAAGAAAAGTATGTACAAACTATTCAAAATTCTAAATATCTATTAACCTCATCTTTACAAACAGCATTTGAATCTCTTGCTTGTGGTAATAAACCTGTTTTATTTCAAAGAAGAGATAAACAATTAGACTATGAATTAATAAATAAATTTTCTTTACCTGTTATTGAATATTCTGATTTTGAAGATTTAATAAATAAATTTGAAAATTTGATAAAAAATTATCCTAATATCAATTTTAATGAATTTTACAAGTATGAAAATATTATTTTAGAAATAGAAGAGAAAATAGAATTATTTAATAAATTAACTCAATCATAAAAACCATAAATATTTTTATATAACTAAATCTTATAATAGTTTATGCAAATCATAAGGTTAGTTTATATAAAATTTTAAAAAATCATAAAGGTTTTAAAAATGAAAGAGAATACAGAGTTTTCAAAAAAAACTCCATACAGATTTAAAAGATATTATGGATATGTTATAGCAACGGTTGTTGCTTTATCTTTACCATTTATTACAATTGATGGAAATCATATTTTTTTATTATCTTTTGACAAGAAACAACTACATCTATTAGGTACAGCTTTTGATATGCAAGAGTTATATTTAATGCCATTTTTATTGATGCTTTTATTCTTAGGAATTTTTGCAGTTACTTCACTAGGAGGAAGAGCTTGGTGTGGTTGGGCATGTCCACAAACTATATTTAGAGTAATTTATAGAGATTTGATTGAATCAAAACTTTTGGGATTAAGAAGAATAAAAAACAAACAAAAAGAACCTGATTGGTCAAAAGCTGAAAATAAAGCAAAAAAAGTTATTGGTATTATAATTTGGTCATGTCTAGCACTTTTAGCTGCATCAAATTTCATGTGGTATTTTGTTCCTCCTGAAGACTTCTTTGCATATTTACAAGATCCGACTGAACATCTATTTTTAATAGGTTTTGTTTTAGCAATTGCTGGATTTTTAATCTATGATGTTATTTTTCTAAAAGAAGATTTCTGTGTTTATATCTGTCCTTATTCAAGAGTTCAATCTGTTTTATATGATAATGATACATATCAAGCCATTTACTCTACAAATAGAGGTGGAGAAATCTACAATGATAGTAAAGAGAAAATTATTTTTAAAGCAAAAGATTTACCAAATCCTTCAAATGAATGTACAACATGTGAATCATGTGTAACTGTTTGTCCAACACATATAGATATAAGAAAAGGTTTACAATTAGAGTGTATTAACTGCTTAGAGTGTGTAGATGCATGTACAACTGTTATGGGAAAACTTGGGAAACCATCATTAGTACAATGGTCAAGTACAAATGCAATCAAAAACAATACTCCAACAAAAATAGTTAGAAAATCAACTGTTATGTATTTTGTTGCACTAGCTACTG
Coding sequences within:
- the ccoG gene encoding cytochrome c oxidase accessory protein CcoG, whose amino-acid sequence is MKENTEFSKKTPYRFKRYYGYVIATVVALSLPFITIDGNHIFLLSFDKKQLHLLGTAFDMQELYLMPFLLMLLFLGIFAVTSLGGRAWCGWACPQTIFRVIYRDLIESKLLGLRRIKNKQKEPDWSKAENKAKKVIGIIIWSCLALLAASNFMWYFVPPEDFFAYLQDPTEHLFLIGFVLAIAGFLIYDVIFLKEDFCVYICPYSRVQSVLYDNDTYQAIYSTNRGGEIYNDSKEKIIFKAKDLPNPSNECTTCESCVTVCPTHIDIRKGLQLECINCLECVDACTTVMGKLGKPSLVQWSSTNAIKNNTPTKIVRKSTVMYFVALATVIGLLFVMSGEKEYMLLNVNKTTELYKVKEDNVVSNNFLLLFQNTESKPLTYNLEIVDNPDITISRFEPFTLSPGKLAKKVVVLQTDKVLVSDKTKDTPIEITLKAYAKEDPEKVVVFRKAVFIYPRLDKLK